From the genome of Prionailurus bengalensis isolate Pbe53 chromosome D1, Fcat_Pben_1.1_paternal_pri, whole genome shotgun sequence:
gaccacgagatcatgacctgagcggaagttggacgcttaaccaactgagccacccaggcgccccaagactttaaTGTTTAAACATGCATTATTTTGTATAACAAATTCTTGCATATAAAACAACTACTACATCTAATGCTAGGCTGAATATACAGTGAAATATCCCAATGTTAAAGAGGAAAATCAACTGTGTTAGACTTGTGGAAGAATACCATGTCTGCCCCCAACATAAACATTTGCTGACATAATTTTCAGGAGTAATGTTGACCATATAAGATCAATTTTAGAATCTCTCCATGTGTACAGTGTAACTCTACTTTGTATGTGAAAACCTATGTTTATATTGGTCTTTCACATATCTTATTTGTTTGtcatatatatcacatttccAAACATTGCCAGGGTAAAAAAaagctgggcttttttttttttttctaatataaacaaatgaatgatttATGCAATAaccatttccttttcctggatTCAGCAAGTACTTCCAACACAGTCCTGCCTCTCTGGAGCTGGACCCAGGAACCACGTACCTAAATGTTCTTGCAAAGATTAAAAGTGGGttcctgatgatgagcaatgttgagcatctttcatatgtctgttagccatctggctgtcttctttggaagtgtctattcatgtcttctgcccatttcttcaccgtattatttattttgggggtgttgagtttgataggttcgttatagattttggataccaacgctttatccaatatgccatttgcaaacgtcttctcccattccctcggttgccttttagttctgttgattgtttcctttctgtggagaagtttttatcttgatgaggtttcaatacttcatttttgcttttatttctcttgcctccagagacatgtcaagtaagaagttgctgcagccgaggtcaaagaggttgccaTCTATTTTCTCCTGTGGGATTTAGATGGCTTCCTGtccacatttaggtatttcatccattttgaatttacttttgtgtccggtgtaagaaagtggtccagtttcattcttctccatgtcactgtccagttttccaaacaccatttgctaaagagattctttcttccattggatattttttctgctttatcaaagattagttggccatacatttgtgagtccattctgggttctttattctactccactgacctatgtgtctgtttttgtgccagcaccacactgtcttgataattaaagctttataatacagcttaaagtctggaattgtgatgccttcagctttggttttcttttttaacattcctttgactattcaggtcttttctgattccacacaaattttaaggttgcttgttttagctctgtgaagaatactggtgttatttcgatagggattgcattgaatgtgtagattgctttgggtagtatcgacattttaacatttgttcctCTGATCCAtaagcatagaatgtttttccatttttttgtctttttcaatttctttcataagctttctatagtttccagcgacagatcttttatctcttggttaggtttattcctaggtattttatgggttttggtgcagttgtaaatgggattgattccttgatttctctttatgctgcttcattattggtgtgtagaaatgcaacctatttctgtgtattggttttatatcctgcaactttgctgaattcatggatcagttctagcagttttttggtggagtcttttgggttttccatgtagagtatcatgtcatctgcgaagagtgaaagtctgacttcttccttgctaatttgaatgccttttacttctttttgttgtctaattgttgaggctaggacttccagtactatgttgaacacctGGTGAGTGTGGATATCCCggttgtgttcctgatcttagtttTTAGCTAAGATCTTTAGCTAAGATCCTGATCttagctctcagtttttccccattgaggatgacattagtcaaaacacaaattaaaaccacaatgagatatcacatcacacctgtcaaatggctaaaatgaacagctcaggaaacaagagatgttggtgaggatgtggagagaggggaacacttttgcattgctgatggaaatgcaaactggtgcagccactctggaaaacagtatggaggttcctcaaaaaattgaaaatagaactaccctacaacccagcaattgcactactaggaatttatccaaaggatacaaaaatgctcatTTAAAGTGGCACATATActccaatgtttatggcagcactaccaacaagagccaaattatggaaagaaccaaaatgttcattgactgatgaatggataaagaagatgtggcatatatatacaatggaatgctgcatggcaatgaaaaagaatgaaatcttgccatttgcagcaacgtggatgaaactagagggtattatgctaagtgaaataagccagtcagagaaagacagatatcctatgatttcactcacatgtggaatttgagaaacacaacagatgaacataagggaagagaaggaaaaataagataaaaataagagaggggagcaaaccataagagactcttaacaatagagaacaaactgaaggttgctggaggggaggtgagtggggaagatgggccagatgggtgatGCGGATTAAGGGGGAATTTGTTGTGTTGAGCACTGCGTGtggtgtgtaagtgatgaatcactgggttccactcctgaaaccaatatcacactgtatgttatctaaatggaatttaaataaaaccttgaaggtgaataaaatagaaagtatttAAATTGTCACTTGATTCATCAAATTGAAGATTTTtagagtagcttttttttttgctttttctaataataatgataatcatcatcatcatcatcatcatcatccaataTCCTTCCAGAAAAAACTTTGTCACAATTTGGTTTATTCACCTAATCTTTCTTTTAATTGTCATTGCTCTATCAGCTGCAACTCAAGGTTTTCATATGTAAAAATCCATATGAAAGTATATGGAAGCCCATAAAAACAGGAGTGATTTAGTTGCCCCCAAGTCCTCTAACCCTGTcgatttaactttaaaaaatatatcaaataactTATGCTTTCACTACCCTCTCATCTCCATATTTTTAGGGCCATCAAGAAAGGAGAGAGTCATGGGTAGGGGCTTTCATTatccatcatttttctttctaaattcctTTCTTCCTAATTTGAACTCAAATTACCTCTTACTATTTTATCACCTGAAACTGCTGCCCTCACTCTACCTGGTTCCCCAAATGTGCCTACAGCTTTTCCATCTGCATTCCTAAAACACTACTAATATATGGACATTATGCATTATAGTTCTATGAAAGGTATATGAAACTGAAATATGTTACGGTTCTCTACAgaataggatataaaatcaaactGAAACATGGATCCTAATTTTCATAACCACTCCCCACAATAAATAAGGGACTTCATTCATACCTGTTGCCCATGTGTCTTGTTGAGTCCTGACCTACCGACAAAATTCTGTGCTCCTTTCTTTTCCGGGCCTATTCTCTGAATTACAAACACTTGCAAACATTGCaaattcaggctttttttttttcttttcaatttgcaGAAAAATAACCTCCCTATTTGAGCCAAACATCTTTCTAATATACTAGCTCCCAAGGCATTCTCTCTCCCAACAAAAAGAACCATCAAagtgttttttgaaagagaatatgaaaaaaagtaaTACCCACACCGAGAGAGATTCATGAATCATCTTGGAGCAAAGCACAGttaattttcaaatttgcaaTGTTTTCTCATAGTCCGTGCTtactgaaacaaaaacagaataaagtagAGCAAAATAGGCTACAAAAAGTAGACTTGAAATCAGAAGGCTTTGATTTGACGAAGCTATGTGACTTTAGGTAAATCTAGCTACTCCGAGCTTCACTTTCCCATGCATACACTAAATATATTTTGAGGATCACTGATGTGTTGGTTTGGCTGTTCAAAGGTAAAAGAGAAAAGCCTGCCAAAAGACACTTTATACTTGATGTTTACATATGCAAAATGGATTAACCTTGATTGCCTTTGTGGAATCTTCAATCCCAGGATTTAAAGGAGACATATACTTGCCAATTGGAAGACGGAACACTGGGAATACAAACAGTGTTTGATACAAGTTTCTAATGCCAAGTGGCAGATATATCAAAACTTTCCCCTATTCAGAGTTTTTCTCAGAGCAAGTTTAATGTCTTTGTTTCTCAAGCTGTAAATGAATGGGTTCATCAAGGGAACTATACTGGTATAAAAGACAGAAGAGATTTTACCCTCATCCATAGACCCAGCAGAAGATGGTTTGAGATACATAAATGCACCTGATCCAAAGAACAAGGAAACAGCAATTATGTGGGAACTACAGGTGCTGAACGCTTTGGACCTGCCCTCAGTGGAGCTGATGCGgaggatgctggagaggatgcaaCCATAAGACACAAAGATGGTGACACTGGGCACAATCACATTGATTCCCACCACAATGAAAACCACCAGTTCATTTACATAGGTGCTTGTGCAGGAAAGCTGGAGCACAGGGAGGATGTCACACAAATAATGGTTGATGGTGTTTGCATTGCAGAAGGTCAGTCTCAGCATGCATCCTGTGTGGGCCATAGCACCCGAAAATGCCATCAAATATGAACCAAGCATAAGGCTGGAACACGCTTTAGGGGACAGGACAACATTATACAAAAGTGGgttgcagatggccacatagcgatcATAGGCCATTGATGTCAGCACATAACCttcagaaataccaaaaaaactgaaaaggtaAAGCTGGGCCATGCACCCCCTATAGGAGATGATATTCTTCTTTGATGTGAAGTTAAATAGCATTTTGGGTGTAAACACAGAAGAATAACAGAAGTCTATGAAGGACAAATTGgagaggaaaaagtacatgggggtgtgtaGATGTGAATTCAGCCCAATTAGAGTTATCAAGCCCAAATTTCCCAATGCAGTGACCACGTACATGACTAGAAACAGGCAGAACAGGGGGAGCTGGAGATCTGGTAGGTCTGTTAGCCCCACCAGAATGAATTCAGTCACAAAAGAAGCATTCCCAGGCACCATTTTACTCTAAGTGAATCTGTGGACACAGGAGGAAAATGTTACAcagaaaaattcaatttttctCACCATATAGCCTCTCATGAGAATTGGGTATGTACAAAGAATATCTGAGACTAGCCTAATATGGACCCACAGATCTGCTTTACCATTATCATGAATCTAGTGACATGGGCATTCCCTCATTAGAGTCTTTATAAACTGCATAAGCACAGAGCATCAAAactgagctgacagcatgaagGCCAATGTTTCCATATGTCAACATGACTGCTGCATAAAGCAAAGGTTAAGGGAGAAGATTGGACTAGGAGAGAATCGCCTcctctcatttcatttcttcgACCACATGACCCGTCCCCTAATCAGTAAAATTGGAGGCAGCAACCCACCAACCTGGTGCTGGCCTCTAATGGGGATTAGACTTGGTGTGGTGAGAATGAAAAACATTGTTTCCAATCCGAATAAAAGACCATAACTAGGAGAGTTTAAGTTCCTGCTCCATGCCACAAAGTAAAAACCATAACTTTGGAAGAGTGAGAGTTCCATCCATGGAACTGACCAATACATTGCATCCTTTGAACCCAATAATGTCTCTGAACCTTCCCTGCACCACCATCCCCCCTCCAACAGGTTCTTCTGTCAATTTCACTTGAGTCTGAGGACTGCAAAATCTGGAATGAAAGTGGCATATCTTAGATCCCTGGACTTCCATCATAAAAGGAGGGcattaatataaatggaattcagAAACTCACCTTCTCTAGGCAAGAAAACCTTGGTTCTTCCCTACCATTATTACCCCTGTGGTTCTGAAGGGGAAGCTTTAGTCTCTGAGACTTCATTCCCTTTGGTTCTATGAGGATGGAGACCACTCTTAATTTCTGATGTGCTCTGGAAATCTTTCTGAACTACGGAATagaatttctgattttgagtcctctcAAGCagcagacaaaaataaacagCCTTTCTTATTACCATTTTTGCCACTTAAAATTCACAGAAGACAACGCAAGTGTAAGGATATAATGTATCCAGTTATAAACAGGGCAGACACTTACTCAGTCTCTCCCACAGGGAATAGTTTCTAGGTGTAATAGGGTATTGAGGGGATTGTATTTACACAAAGGACCATAACGTGTCTCCAATACTGTAGGGACTCAAAGTTTTACCCAAGTTTTCCCCCCACTGTAGGGAATGGACATCTCCCAAAGAGGGGCaaaaaataaattcccatttCCCATTAAACAAGATGGCAGAAGCGGAAGCCCTAGACCTCATACCCTCCATGAATACACtgatttgaaaacatttcatGTACAGATTGCTTTTGTGGGAAATCCAGATACTAGTTAAGGCAGTCCTGCTCCCAGTTAAAACATGAAACTGGTCACACTGAAACTGGTAGGGAAGGTCAAGATATCCTCTTGTCCTATACTTATCCTTGCACAGCACCTTCAAATTGGGACAAAACCCCCAAGTTCCTGGCTTCTccgaggggagggaaagaagtgCACCACGTGTCCAATGCCCCAGCTTTTATTAGCTGTGTCCTGAAGACTGGCTTCTAGAGAGTCTCTGTcagaaagcagagggaatacaGGACACAGCACACTTCAGCTGCCTGGGGTGAGAGAGAGTAAAGACAGTGGTTTGCCCTGGAAGTCACCATAGCTCCTCCCCCTGGCTCAGCACAGACCAAGCAATTGAAAAGCCCTTTCTTACAGCTTCTTTCTGGTGAGGGAAAATGGGCACAAGGTGTTCAATAACACAATTTATCTGTGAGCTGCCTGAGGAACTAGCTTCAGTCTTGCATGTTTTAGAGCACAGATGGGACCTGGCACACTATGGATGCCTttgttggtggggaggggaggtcacCAGGAACAAAGAAAGAGGATAGGACTGCACAAACTTTGAGAGGCCTCCAGAGTCTCTGACCAGGCTTATTGGTGGTGCCCTCTCCAGTTCAAGGCCAGTCCATGAGTATTAGGCCAAATGGGTGTTTGTCTAATGTGCAGACACCAGTGCAGAGagtcaatgaaaatgaagacaagttGAAACACTTTCCAAAAAGGAATAAGAGCAATCTCCACAAACTGACTCTAATGGAATGAAAATATGTGATATACCTGACAGAGAATTGAAAATAACTGTCATCAAGATGCTCGCTGTAGTCagagaacaaaacacaaaccaaGAGGAAATCTgaacaagagacagaaaaaagtatTAAACAGAAATCatggagctgaagaatacaataacagCACTGAAAAATTCACTGGAGGGGCTCCAGAGCAAACCAGACCAAACA
Proteins encoded in this window:
- the LOC122482509 gene encoding olfactory receptor 145-like, which encodes MVPGNASFVTEFILVGLTDLPDLQLPLFCLFLVMYVVTALGNLGLITLIGLNSHLHTPMYFFLSNLSFIDFCYSSVFTPKMLFNFTSKKNIISYRGCMAQLYLFSFFGISEGYVLTSMAYDRYVAICNPLLYNVVLSPKACSSLMLGSYLMAFSGAMAHTGCMLRLTFCNANTINHYLCDILPVLQLSCTSTYVNELVVFIVVGINVIVPSVTIFVSYGCILSSILRISSTEGRSKAFSTCSSHIIAVSLFFGSGAFMYLKPSSAGSMDEGKISSVFYTSIVPLMNPFIYSLRNKDIKLALRKTLNRGKF